The stretch of DNA CACGTTGTGCAGGGAGGCGAATGCGCTCTCCAAGCCGTATGCGCTGATGATTGTACAGCGTCGGCACTCCATGTCGCCGGAAGGTTTGGAGCCGATTGCCCGCGTCGCGTGGGAGTCTTACGTGTCCCTTAAGAACAGCCTCAAGAACTGAAGGTTTGCAGCCGTTCAGCCCTGCATTCCGCTTTCACCAGCCGTTTTAAGCACGCTTTTCATGGTTTCGCTCAGACGCTGAGCAGGGCCGGCGCGATCGAATCGATGAAGCGCGCCAGTTCGATGTCGCGCCCGGTGAGTCCGTCGGCCTCGTGCGTCGACAGCGTGATCTCCACGCGGTTGTACACGTTGAACCACTGCGGGTGGTGATCCATTTCCTGCGCCTTGATCGCGACGCGCGTCATGAAGCCGAACGCCTCGTTGAAGTCCGCGAACACGAAGTGACGCTGGATCGCGTCGCGGCCCGCGACGGCCTGCCAGCCATGCAGTTGCGCGAGTTGCGTCGCGCGCGCTTCGGAAGCCAGTCGGGTAATCATCGTTGCACCTTTTCGTCTGTCCGGCGCCCGCGTTGCCAGTCGGCGCGCGTGTCGAATCCCTGTCTGTGGATAGCGGCAACACGTTGGGCGCCGCGGCGACGGCGGGAGTCAATCGGCCATTGTTCCACGGATGGCGCGGCCGTGCGAAGCGGCGGCTGCGCGCAGCGAACGGGCGCGATGCGACGCAGTTCTCGCGCGCGCGTACGTGAACCTGCGGCAATCCGGAACCGGGCGCGCGGCTGTGAAATAATCGTGCGTCCCTACCGCCCCCTTCTACTAAGATCGTTCATGCTCGAACTCGATCACTTCGATCTTGCGCTTCTCGACGTGCTGCAGCGTTTCGGCCGCGCCACCCATCAGCAACTCGGCGAGCAGGTGCCGCTGTCGCCGTCGCAGATCGGGCGGCGGCTGCAGCGGCTCGAAGCATCGGGCGTGATCGACGGTTATCGCGTCGTGCTGCGGCCCGAGAAGCTCGGCCTTGGCGTGACCGCGTTCACGAGCCTGAAGCTCAAGCATCACGGCGATTCGGTGATCGAGCAGTTCCAGCAGCAGATCGACGCGTTGCCCGAAGTGCTGGAATGCCATGCGGTCGTCGGCGACGCCGACTACATGCTGCGGATCGTCGCGCCGGACCTGAACGCGCTGTCGTCGTTCGTGATGAAGCGGCTGATGCGCGTGCCGGGCGTCGACAGCGTGCGCTCGAACATCGTGCTGACCACGTTCAAGCGCAACGGCCCGCTGCCGCTCGATCATCTGAAGCCGGACGCGCCGCAGCCGTGACGCGTCCGCGCCGCGTTCACACCGTCGCGGCGTTCAGCAGGTCCACATAGGCGACCGCGACGAGATCCGCCTCGTCCACGCC from Paraburkholderia caballeronis encodes:
- a CDS encoding DUF3717 domain-containing protein translates to MSDISITELEAAINFWRNRSPSSGDELTLCREANALSKPYALMIVQRRHSMSPEGLEPIARVAWESYVSLKNSLKN
- a CDS encoding 4a-hydroxytetrahydrobiopterin dehydratase, giving the protein MATRAPDRRKGATMITRLASEARATQLAQLHGWQAVAGRDAIQRHFVFADFNEAFGFMTRVAIKAQEMDHHPQWFNVYNRVEITLSTHEADGLTGRDIELARFIDSIAPALLSV
- a CDS encoding Lrp/AsnC family transcriptional regulator, yielding MLELDHFDLALLDVLQRFGRATHQQLGEQVPLSPSQIGRRLQRLEASGVIDGYRVVLRPEKLGLGVTAFTSLKLKHHGDSVIEQFQQQIDALPEVLECHAVVGDADYMLRIVAPDLNALSSFVMKRLMRVPGVDSVRSNIVLTTFKRNGPLPLDHLKPDAPQP